Genomic segment of Nonomuraea helvata:
GGAGATCGAGGTGAACGGGGCGGCGGGCACGGTGACGCCGCTGTGACGCCGCTGTGACGCCGCTGTGACCACGGGCGGCGGCGCGGATCACCTGTGCCGCCGCTCCCAGGAGGTCACGGCAGGAGCACCACGTCCTCGTACCGCGCCTTCATCGTGGCCACCACCTCGTCGGGGTCGGCGGCCCAGATGTCGGCGTTGAAGATCTCCACCTCGACGTCGCCGGCGTAGCCGGCCTCGAGGACCGCCCGCGTGATCGGCCGGAAGTCGATCACGCCGTCGCCCATCATGCCCCGCCCGAGCAGGATGTCCTGCGGCAGCGGGTGCAGGTAGTCGCACACCTGGTAGGAGGCGATCCGGCGGCCGGCCCGCGCGATGTCCTCGAACACCCGCGGGTCCCACCACACGTGGAACGTGTCGACCACCACGCCGACCTGCTCCTCCGGATACGCCAGGCTCAGATCGAGCGCCTGGCCCAGCGTGGACAGGACCGCCCGGTCGGGGCAGTAGATCGGGTGCAGCGGCTCCAGGGCCAGCTTGACCCCGCGCTCCCCGGCGTAGGGCGCCAGCTCCGCCAGCGCCTCCGCCACCCGCTCGCGCGCCCCGGCCACGTCACGCGAGAAACCGCTCGCGGGCAGGGGCTCCCCCGGCTTCACGCCGGGCAGGCCGCCGACCACCATCACCAGGCACGCCGCCGACAGCTCGGCCGCCTCGTCGACGGCCCGCCGGTTCTCGTCCAGCGCCTGCGCGAACGCACGGCGTCCCTCCTCGCCCGGCAGCCCGCCGGCCGTGAGGAAGCCGCCCCGGCACAGCGACGACACCCGCAGCCCGGCCTCGCGCACCAGCTTCACGCTCTCCGCGAGGCCCTGCTCGGCGACCTTCTCCCGCCACAGCCCGACCGCCTCCAGGCCGTGCCGTACGCACCCGTCCACGGCCTCGGCCACGGACCAGCGCCTCGTCGTCCACTGATTCAGGGAGAGGGTCATAGGACCGCCTTCGGCGGTCCTATGACCCAGCGTGCTGTGTCCATGGTTCCCTCGCTTCGCTCGCTCACAGCCCGTTCACCGCCAGCAGCGCCTTCATCCGGCGTACGGCCAGCTCCTGGTCCGCCAGCAGCCCGGCCTGGTCGGCGAGGCGGAACACCTCCGACAGGTGGAGCAGCGAGCGCGCCGACTGAGCGCCGTTCACCATGGCGAACGCGTCCTGGTGGCCGTTCAGCCAGGCCAGGAAGACGATGCCGGTCTTGTAGTTGTACGTCGGCGCCTCGAAGATCTTCCGCGACAGCGGGACGGTCGGGGCGAAGATCTCGTCATAGCGGTCCAGGTCGCCGGCGTCTAGCGCGTGCAGGGCCGCCGCCGCGGCCGGGGCGATGGCGTCGAAGATGCCCAGCAGCGCGTGCGAACCCGACTTGATCAGCGACGGGTAGTTGAAGTCGTCGCCGGTGTACAGCTTGACGCCCTCGGGGAGCGCGGCGCGCAGCCCTACCTCGTGCTCCTCGTCCAGCAACGACACCTTCACGCCGTCCACCAGCGCGGCGTGGGCGTGGATCAGCTCCAGGAACGACTCCGTCGCCGCCGCCACGTCCCGCGAACCCCAGTAGCCGGCCAGCTGCGGGTCGAACATCTCGCCCAGCCAGTGCAGGATCACGGGCCGGTCGGCCAGGCCGAACAGCTTGCCGTACACCTGGTGGTAGTCCTCCGGGCCCGTCGCCACCCTGGCGAGCTGGCGGGAGGCCATGACGATCACACCGGCGCCGGCCGACTGGACAGTCTCGATCTGCTCGGCGTACGCGGCGGTGATCGTGTTCAGGTCGGCGGCCTGGGGCGCGTGGTCGGTGCCCGCGCCGCACGCGACCAGCGTCGCCGGGTCGCCGTACGGGCGGGCCTCGGCGGCGCTGCGCCGGATGAGCTCCTTGGTCGCCGCCCAGTCCAGGCCCATGTTGCGCTGCGCGGTGTCCATGGCGTCCGCGACGCGCAGGCCGTGCGACCACAGGTGACGGCGGAAGCGCAGGGTGGCTTCCCAGTCCACGGCGGCGGGGGAGCCGGGCGTGTTGTCACCGAGCGGGTCGGCCACCACGTGGGCGGCGGCGTACACGATGCGGCCGGCGGGCGCCTTGTCCGGCACCGGCCACGTCACGGGCTCGCGCAGCTCGTAGGCGCCGATCCCCGGCAGGTCGATCGTCGTCACAGCTGCGGCACCTCGATCCTGCGGCCCTCGGCGTTCGAGCGCAGCCCCAGCTCGGCGAGCTGCACGCCGCGGGCGCCCGAGGCGAAGTCGTTGGGGAAGGGCGCGTCCTCCACCACGTGCCGGACGAACGCCTCCCACTGCACCTTGAACCCGTTGTCGAACTCGGCGTTGTCGGGCACCTCCTGCCACCCGTCGCGGAAACGGGCGGTGGCGGGCAGGTCGGGGTTCCAGACGGGCTTGGGCGTGGCGGAGCGGTGCTGCACCCGGCAGTTGCGCAGCCCGGCGACGGCGCTGCCGTGCGTGCCGTCCACCTGGAACTCGACCAGCTCGTCGCGGTTCACGCGAACCGTCCAGGACGAGTTGATCTGCGCGACGATGCCGCCTTCGAGCTCGAAGATCCCGTACGCGGCGTCGTCCGCGGTCGCCTGGTACGTGTTGCCCTGCTCGTCCACCCGCGAGGGGACGTGCGTCACGGCGCGGGCGTAGACGGACTCGACGCGGCCGAACAGGTTCTCCATCACGTAGTGCCAGTGCGGGAACATGTCGAGCACGATGCCGCCGCCGTCCTCGGCCCGGTAGTTCCACGACGGGCGCTGCGCCTCCTGCCAGTCGCCCTCGAACACCCAGTAGCCGAACTCACCGCGCACCGACAGGATCCGGCCGAAGAAGCCGCCGTCGATCAGCCGCTTGAGCTTGAGGAGGCCGGGCAGGAACAGCTTGTCCTGCACGACGCCGTTCTTCACACCCTTGGCCGTGGCCGCCTCGGCCAGCGCCATGGCCTCCTGCGTCGACTCGGCCGTGGGCTTCTCGGCGTAGATGTGCTTGCCTGCCTCGATGGCCTTCAGCACGGCCTTGACGCGGGCGCTGGTGACCTGCGCGTCGAAGTAGATCAGGTTGTCGTCGTCGGCCAGGGCGGAGTCCAGGTCTGTGGTGAAATCCGAAATCCCATGCTTCGCAACGATATCTGCCAATTTGTCGGCATTTCTTCCGACAAGTACGGGCTTGAGCTTCACCCTGTTGCCGTCCGAGAGCGTGACGCCGCCCTGCTCGTTGATGGCCAGGACGGAACGGACCAGGTGCTGGCGGTAGCCCATCCGTCCGGTGACGCCGTTCATCACGACGCCGATGGTGCGCACGCTCATTGAGGATCCCTTCAGGACATACATGGGGAAAGCGCTTTCCCGAACCGTACGGCCGCCCCGCCGACGACGTCAAGTAGCGTCTTGAATTCCCTGTAGGCCCCTGAAGGAATCAGGGAGCCCGGCAGGCGTAGCCTGGCGAATGCCCGCGCCCGCGCTCAGTCGCCCGCATGGCGGCTGCCCCCTCTGGCGGCGCGTCAGCTGGTGCCCGGCGCGAACGCGCACGGTGCCCAGCCCGGCGACGCGCTTGTTCGCGCTGCGACGCCGGGCCGGGCAGCGGCCAGAGGTTACTGGTCGCCGCCGCGGTTTTCCAGGCGGGCCAGGGCCTTGGTGATCGGGTGGGCCGTCAGGGAGAGCTGCCACTCCCGGGCGCCGAGCTCGCGCAGCCGGGCGGTGACGGTCTCCTCGGTGATCTCCGCGGGCGGCTCCCACGTGAGCCGTCGTACGGCGTCCGGCTGCAGCAGGTTCTCCGTGGGCATGTGGTGCTGCTCGGCCAGCCCCGCCACCACCGCGCGGGCGGCCGCCAGGCGTTTGGCGGCGGCCGGGTCGCGGTCGGCCCAGCGGTTGGGCGGTGGCGGCCCGTCGCCGGGGGTGCTCGGCGTGGGGAGCTGGCCGTCGGGCAGCTGGCGGGCGCGGGTCACCGCGGCGAGCCAGTCGCTCATGTGCCGGCGCGCGCTGCGCCCGGTGAATGCCGATATTTCGGTCAAGGCCTTCTTGGTACGGGGTCCCTCCAGCGCGGCCGTCACGATGGCCGCATCGGGCAGCACCCGTCCGGGCGCCAGGTCGGCCTCCCGGGCGATCCTGTCGCGCATGGTCCACAGCTCCCGCACGATCGCCAGCGCCCGCACGTTGCGCACCTTGTGGATGCCCGAGGTACGGCGCCAGGGATCGGACCGGGGGACGGGCGGCGGCGTGTTGAGCACGGCGGCGAACTCCTCGCGCGCCCACTCCAGTTTCCCGCTCTCCGCCAGCTCCTGATGGAGCGCGTCCCGCAGCTCGACCAGCACCTCCACGTCGAGCGCCGCGTACCGCAGCCAGTCTTCGGGCAGCGGCCTGGTGGACCAGTCGGCGGCCGAGTGGCCCTTCTCCAGTCGCAGCCCGAGCACGGTCTCGACCATGGTGCCAAGGCCGACCCGTTCGTAGCCGAGCAGCCGCCCCGCCAGCTCGGTGTCGAACATCGTGCGCGGCCTGAACCCCACCTCCAAGAGGCACGGCAGGTCCTGGGAGGCGGCGTGCAGGACGACCTCGGCGTCGGCCACGGCCGCGTCGAGGTCGGACAGGTCGGGACAGCCGATCGGGTCGATCAACGCGGTGCCCGCCCCGGCCCGGCGCAGCTGCACGAGGTAGGCGCGGTTGCCGTAGCGGTAGCCCGAGGCGCGCTCGGCGTCCACCGCGACGGGACCGGTGCCCGCCGCGAATCGCGAAACGATTTCAGCCAGCCCGGCCGCGTCCGCGATGACCGGCGGGATGCCCTCGCGCGGCTCGAGCAGCGGTTCGACGGTGCGTTCTTCTGTCATGAGCTCACCGACCTCATGACGCTGGTGCTGTCTTTACTGGTGCCCTCACTTCGTACGGTCACTCTCCGGATTCATCGCGGCGGCGGGGAAGGGCGGCCACGTCGGGCGGGAGCGGCGGGATCCCCGCCGCCAGGCACATGAGGTCGCACCAGGCGGCGACGTGGCCGGAGAGATCCTCCTGCGCGGGTGACCAGGACGCCCGCAACTCGAGCTCGGTCGTGACCGGGTCTTCGGCTTTGTTGCCGAACCCCTCGGACACGGCTCTTGTCACGGTACCGCCAGCGGCGGAGTAGTCGGCTTGGTGGGCGTCCAGAGCCTCGGTCAGCCAGCTCCAGGCGACCGGTCCGAGCAGCGGATCGGAGGTGATCTCCGGCTCCATGTCGGCCCTGACGTAGGCCACCAGCCGGAACGGGCCCTCCCACCCGCGCTGGCCGTCAGGGTCGTAGAGCAGGATCAGCCGGCCGACCGCGAGCTCGTCGTCGTCGCGGTAGACGGACGCGCCGATGGCGGCCGAGTAGGGGGCCAGCCGCTGCGGCGCGGGGAGGTCTTCGAGCTCGATCTCCGGCCTGACCTCGGCCTGCCGCATGCTCTCCGCGGCGCGCGTGAACACCGCTGGAGGAGGAGGCGGGTCACCGAGTGTCATAGCGGAAGCGTAGGTCGAAGACGGACGGAAGGGGACCACGGGGGTGCTCATCCTTCGTGATCAAGCCGCTGCCGTAACCAGCTGGCGATTCGGTCGGAGGGTTTCGGCCGTGCCGAAGATGATCGCGTGACCGCAGTCGACGCAGGCCCACTCGGGGCAGTGGCCGGGCTCGTGGCCGTCGAGGCACGGCGGTTGCTCGAACGGCCGCTCGCCTGCACAGGAAGGGCAGCGCTCACTGCGGCGCTCTGGGGAACTCCACAACGCGGTCATCGCACGAGTCATCGAGCCGTGGCCTTTCTTCGGGTCGTGGCTCCGACGTTGGCACGAGCTGCTGACAATTCCCCGCAACGCGCTCGGCGTGTCCCGAAAGTGGTCCCTGAATCGGTGCCGCGCGGTGGGTTGGTGAACATTTGGCCCACTCGAAACCGGCTCTCTGGCCGGACATGGGGTGTGTTCGACCCGAGTGCGGCGCCGATGCCGAGCAGACCGGTAAACCTTCATCTGGCTATCTGATCATGCTTTGGGGTGTCCAATCGAGGTTTTTCTGACACGTCGCTCCCGTGTCATGACCGACGCCCGTACATGGCACCCTTGTGGGGTGAACCTCGCCGACTCCGCTTTCCTGCGTGCGTGCCGCCGCCAGCCCGTCCCGCACACCCCGGTCTGGTACATGCGCCAGGCCGGTCGGTCGCTGCCCGAGTACCTGCGGATTCGCGAAGGCGTGCCGATGCTCACGGCCTGCTCGACGCCGGACATGATCGTCGAGATCACCATGCAGCCGGTGCGCCGATACGGCGTGGACGCGGCGATCTTCTTCAGCGACATCGTGGTGCCGCTCAAGGCCATCGGCGTCGATCTCGACATCAAGCCGGGCGTCGGTCCGGTGGTGGCCGACCCGATCCGCGACGCCAGGGGTCTTGAGGCGCTGCGGCCGATCGAGCCGGACGACGTGCCGTACGTCACCGAGGCCATCCAGGCGCTGACCGGCGAGCTGGGCGGCACGCCGCTGATCGGCTTCGCCGGGGCTCCGTTCACGCTCGGCTCGTACCTGATCGAGGGCGGCCCGTCCAAGAACCACGACCACACCAAGGCCATGATGTACGGCGAGCCGAAGCTGTGGCACGCGCTCATGGAACGGCTCTCCACGATCGTCCTCGAGCACCTGCGCATCCAGATCGCCGCCGGGGCCTCGGCCGTGCAGCTCTTCGACTCCTGGGTGGGGGCGGTGGCGCCGGCCGACTACCGGGAGTTCATCCTGCCCCACACCCGCCGCATCTTCGAGGGCCTGCCGGACGTGCCGCGCATCCACTTCGGCGTCGGCACGGGCGAGCTGCTCGGCGTGCTCGGCGAGGCGGGGGCCGACGTGGTGGGCGTCGACTGGCGGGTGCCGCTCGACGAGGCGGCCCGCCGGGTCGGCCCCGGCAAGGCGCTGCAGGGCAACCTCGACCCGGCCGTGCTGCTGGCGCCGTGGGAGGTCGTCGAGCGCAAGGCGCGCGAGGTGCTGCGCCAGGGGCGGGCGGCCGAGGGGCACGTGTTCAACCTGGGGCACGGCGTGCTGCCCTCGACCGATCCCGACCAGCTCAGGCGCCTCACCGACCTCGTGCACGAGGCCGGCCGACAGTCCTGATCACGCCGCCTCCGGCCCCGGCTCGCTGTGTCCCGGCCCCTGTGGGGGTACCGGGCCGCTGTGTCCCGGCCCCTGCGGGGGTACCGGGCCGCTGTGCACCGGCCCCTGCGGAGGTACCGGACCGCCGTGCATCGGCCCCTGCGGGGGCATGGGGGCCCGGGGGCGCCTGGAGCGGCGACGCCGTGCCAGATAGATCATCAGCGCGATCAGCGGCACCAAGACGGCCAGCCACGGCAGCACCGCGCCGAGCACCGTCACCGCGACCTTCGTGAACGACACCAGCGCGGTCCAGCCCGCCTTGAGGCCGCCGAAGAACCCCGCGGGCTCGTCGGAGGGATCCTCGACGACGGCCACCGGCCCGACCAGCCGGAGCGTCAGCGTCGCCATGGCCACCTGCGTGGCCAGCTGCTTCTGCTGCGCCTGCAGCGACTCCAGGTCGGCCTCGCGTGCGGAGATCTCCCGCTCGACCTGCAGCACCTGGCCGATGGTGCCGGCCTTCTTCAGCAGCGTACGCAGCGAGTCCAGCGACTGCTGCGCCGACTTCAGCCGGCTCTCGACGTCGGCCACCTGCATGGTGACGTCCTGGGTGCCCTGGTTCATGGACAGCTGCTTGCCCAGCTCCTTGCCGAGCCGGCCCAGCACCTCGGTGTACCTGGCCGGCGGGATCTTGAACTCCAGCGTGGCTGTGTCCTCGGTGTCGTTGGCCGAGTTGCTCTCCTCCTTGGACAGGTAGCCGCCCGCCGACGTCACGATCTGCTTGGCCTGCTGGGCGGCGGCGGTGACCTGCTTGGCCCGCACCGTCAGGTCGCCGGTGTAGATCACCTGGCGATCCTGCTGCTGGGTCAGCTTGACGTCCGAGACGAGGCCGTCCTTGCTCTGCTGCGGTCGCTGCTGCTTGGCGAGGCTCTCGGCCTGGTCGGCGGCCGGTGCGGGCGCGGTGCCCGAGCCGGCTTCGCTGGACATCGTCCTGGAGCTGCCACCGCAGCCCGTCAGGAGCAGGGCCGAACAGGCGGCCGTGAGTGCGACTCCGTACCGGATTCTCCTCATGCCCATAAGACGGTCACCGGAAAGCCCCGGTTTGGTAGGAGGAATCACGGTCCGGTCACCGTCTGACAACGCTGCCCCGCGCAGCTGAGCACTGTGCTGAGGCGGTAGCGTCAGGAGGCGTGGAAGGGAATCGGGCGCACGTGGTCGTCATCGGCGGAGGGATCTCCGGTCTCGCCGCCGCGTGGTATCTCCGCCAGAGCGCGGGCGAGCGGGTCAAGGTCACCGTGCTCGAGGGCGGGCCGCGGATCGGCGGCAAGCTGTACGCCTCCGAGGTCGCCGGGGTGAACGTGGACGCGGGCGCGGAGGCCATGCTGGCCAGGCGGCCCGAGGGCAAGGAGCTGGCCAGGGGGGTCGGGCTCGGCGACGACCTGGTCTTCCCCGGCACCACGAGCTCGGCCGTCTACAGCAGGGGCGAGCTGCGCCCGATGCCGAAGGGCCAGGTCATGGGCGTGCCCTCCGACCTGACCGAGCTGGCCAAGTCGGGCATCGTCTCGCCCGGCGGCCTGCTGCGCGTGCCGCTCGACCAGATCCTGCCGCCGACCCTCGTACGCACCGACGTGTCCGTGGCCGCCTACGTCCGCGCCAGGATGGGTGGCGAGATCGTCGAACGGCTGGTCGAGCCGCTGCTCGGCGGTGTCTACGCGGGCCGTTCCGACATGCTCTCGCTGGAGGCCACCATGCCGCGCGTGGCGGCGGTGGCCCGCTCCGAGCGCTCGCTGCTGACCGGGGCCAGGCAGCTCGTCGAGGAGGCGCCGAAGGACGCGGGCCCAGTCTTCACCTCGCTGAAGGGTGGGCTCGGCGGCCTGCCCGAGGCGGTCGCCAAGGCGTCGGGTGCGGACATCAGGACCGGCGTCACCGTACGCGAGCTGCACAGGGACGGCGACGGCTGGCGACTGGTCACCGGCCCCGTCCCCAAGCCCGAGGTCGTCCGGGCGGACGCGGTGATCGTGGCCACGCCGGGGGCCGCCGCCGGCAGGCTGCTCAAGGCCGAGGTGCCCAAGGCGGCGAGCGAGCTGGCCAAGATCGA
This window contains:
- a CDS encoding sugar phosphate isomerase/epimerase, with the translated sequence MTLSLNQWTTRRWSVAEAVDGCVRHGLEAVGLWREKVAEQGLAESVKLVREAGLRVSSLCRGGFLTAGGLPGEEGRRAFAQALDENRRAVDEAAELSAACLVMVVGGLPGVKPGEPLPASGFSRDVAGARERVAEALAELAPYAGERGVKLALEPLHPIYCPDRAVLSTLGQALDLSLAYPEEQVGVVVDTFHVWWDPRVFEDIARAGRRIASYQVCDYLHPLPQDILLGRGMMGDGVIDFRPITRAVLEAGYAGDVEVEIFNADIWAADPDEVVATMKARYEDVVLLP
- a CDS encoding dihydrodipicolinate synthase family protein; the protein is MTTIDLPGIGAYELREPVTWPVPDKAPAGRIVYAAAHVVADPLGDNTPGSPAAVDWEATLRFRRHLWSHGLRVADAMDTAQRNMGLDWAATKELIRRSAAEARPYGDPATLVACGAGTDHAPQAADLNTITAAYAEQIETVQSAGAGVIVMASRQLARVATGPEDYHQVYGKLFGLADRPVILHWLGEMFDPQLAGYWGSRDVAAATESFLELIHAHAALVDGVKVSLLDEEHEVGLRAALPEGVKLYTGDDFNYPSLIKSGSHALLGIFDAIAPAAAAALHALDAGDLDRYDEIFAPTVPLSRKIFEAPTYNYKTGIVFLAWLNGHQDAFAMVNGAQSARSLLHLSEVFRLADQAGLLADQELAVRRMKALLAVNGL
- a CDS encoding Gfo/Idh/MocA family oxidoreductase — its product is MSVRTIGVVMNGVTGRMGYRQHLVRSVLAINEQGGVTLSDGNRVKLKPVLVGRNADKLADIVAKHGISDFTTDLDSALADDDNLIYFDAQVTSARVKAVLKAIEAGKHIYAEKPTAESTQEAMALAEAATAKGVKNGVVQDKLFLPGLLKLKRLIDGGFFGRILSVRGEFGYWVFEGDWQEAQRPSWNYRAEDGGGIVLDMFPHWHYVMENLFGRVESVYARAVTHVPSRVDEQGNTYQATADDAAYGIFELEGGIVAQINSSWTVRVNRDELVEFQVDGTHGSAVAGLRNCRVQHRSATPKPVWNPDLPATARFRDGWQEVPDNAEFDNGFKVQWEAFVRHVVEDAPFPNDFASGARGVQLAELGLRSNAEGRRIEVPQL
- a CDS encoding ribonuclease D; translated protein: MTEERTVEPLLEPREGIPPVIADAAGLAEIVSRFAAGTGPVAVDAERASGYRYGNRAYLVQLRRAGAGTALIDPIGCPDLSDLDAAVADAEVVLHAASQDLPCLLEVGFRPRTMFDTELAGRLLGYERVGLGTMVETVLGLRLEKGHSAADWSTRPLPEDWLRYAALDVEVLVELRDALHQELAESGKLEWAREEFAAVLNTPPPVPRSDPWRRTSGIHKVRNVRALAIVRELWTMRDRIAREADLAPGRVLPDAAIVTAALEGPRTKKALTEISAFTGRSARRHMSDWLAAVTRARQLPDGQLPTPSTPGDGPPPPNRWADRDPAAAKRLAAARAVVAGLAEQHHMPTENLLQPDAVRRLTWEPPAEITEETVTARLRELGAREWQLSLTAHPITKALARLENRGGDQ
- a CDS encoding DUF3000 domain-containing protein — its product is MTLGDPPPPPAVFTRAAESMRQAEVRPEIELEDLPAPQRLAPYSAAIGASVYRDDDELAVGRLILLYDPDGQRGWEGPFRLVAYVRADMEPEITSDPLLGPVAWSWLTEALDAHQADYSAAGGTVTRAVSEGFGNKAEDPVTTELELRASWSPAQEDLSGHVAAWCDLMCLAAGIPPLPPDVAALPRRRDESGE
- the hemE gene encoding uroporphyrinogen decarboxylase; translation: MTDARTWHPCGVNLADSAFLRACRRQPVPHTPVWYMRQAGRSLPEYLRIREGVPMLTACSTPDMIVEITMQPVRRYGVDAAIFFSDIVVPLKAIGVDLDIKPGVGPVVADPIRDARGLEALRPIEPDDVPYVTEAIQALTGELGGTPLIGFAGAPFTLGSYLIEGGPSKNHDHTKAMMYGEPKLWHALMERLSTIVLEHLRIQIAAGASAVQLFDSWVGAVAPADYREFILPHTRRIFEGLPDVPRIHFGVGTGELLGVLGEAGADVVGVDWRVPLDEAARRVGPGKALQGNLDPAVLLAPWEVVERKAREVLRQGRAAEGHVFNLGHGVLPSTDPDQLRRLTDLVHEAGRQS
- a CDS encoding DUF4349 domain-containing protein codes for the protein MRRIRYGVALTAACSALLLTGCGGSSRTMSSEAGSGTAPAPAADQAESLAKQQRPQQSKDGLVSDVKLTQQQDRQVIYTGDLTVRAKQVTAAAQQAKQIVTSAGGYLSKEESNSANDTEDTATLEFKIPPARYTEVLGRLGKELGKQLSMNQGTQDVTMQVADVESRLKSAQQSLDSLRTLLKKAGTIGQVLQVEREISAREADLESLQAQQKQLATQVAMATLTLRLVGPVAVVEDPSDEPAGFFGGLKAGWTALVSFTKVAVTVLGAVLPWLAVLVPLIALMIYLARRRRSRRPRAPMPPQGPMHGGPVPPQGPVHSGPVPPQGPGHSGPVPPQGPGHSEPGPEAA
- the hemG gene encoding protoporphyrinogen oxidase, encoding MEGNRAHVVVIGGGISGLAAAWYLRQSAGERVKVTVLEGGPRIGGKLYASEVAGVNVDAGAEAMLARRPEGKELARGVGLGDDLVFPGTTSSAVYSRGELRPMPKGQVMGVPSDLTELAKSGIVSPGGLLRVPLDQILPPTLVRTDVSVAAYVRARMGGEIVERLVEPLLGGVYAGRSDMLSLEATMPRVAAVARSERSLLTGARQLVEEAPKDAGPVFTSLKGGLGGLPEAVAKASGADIRTGVTVRELHRDGDGWRLVTGPVPKPEVVRADAVIVATPGAAAGRLLKAEVPKAASELAKIEYASMAIVTLAYPIGAFPQPPTSSGYLVPPVEGRPVKAVTFSSIKWPHLTKDMVILRCSIGRVGEEHLLQRDDVELVSLATAEMADVMGVSGLPIDTRVTRWGGSLPQYNVGHLDRVARVHAAVAVEPGLAVCGAAYDGVGIPACVSTARTAAARILDHLSQRGE